The Stigmatella ashevillena genomic sequence TCGAGCAGACCATCCGCCAGAAGCTCCCTGAGGGCTTCCAGCGCTCCGAGTTCCTGCTGGAGCATGGGATGATCGACGCCATCGTCCCGCGCAAGGAGATGCGCTCGCGTCTGAGCCAGCTCCTGCGGATGGTGGGCTGAGCACCCACGGCATGTCGCTGCCGCGCACGCCGGAAGAGGCGTTGGGCTTCCTCGCGGGGCTCAACCCGTCCGGCATCAAGCTGGGTCTGGAGCGGGTGCGCGAAGCGCTCGCCGCCCTGGGCCATCCAGAACGCCAGTACCCTTCGCTCCACGTCGCGGGCACCAACGGCAAGGGCAGTACCTGTGCCTTCGCCACCGCGGCCCTGAGCGCCGCGGGGCACCGGGTGGGGCTCTACACGTCGCCCCACCTGGCCTGCGTCAACGAGCGCTTCCAGGTGGCGGGGGCGGACATCTCCGATGAAGTGTTGGGGCGCCGCATCCTCGAGGTCCTGGCGCGCTACCCGGACGCCGCGCACACGCCCGCCCCCCTCACGTACTTCGAGTTCGCCACGGTGGTGGCGCTCTGGCATTTCGCCCAGGAGCGCGTCTCGGTGGCCGTGCTGGAGACGGGCCTCGGGGGCCGGCTGGACGCCACCAACACCGTCACACCGCTCGTCACGGCCATCACCCCCGTGTCGTTCGATCACATGGACTACCTGGGCAATACCTTGGAGGCCATCGCGGGCGAGAAGGCCGGCATCCTCAAGCCCGGCGTGCCCGGGGTGCTCAGCCGCCAGGAGCCCGAGGCCCTGCGGGCCCTCTGCCGAGTGGCGGATGAAGTGGGGGCCCCGGTTCTGCTGGAGGACAGGGACTTCGCCCTAACAGGCGAGAAGGAGGGGACGTTCGGTTACCGGGGCGCGCGATACCAGCTCGCGGGCCTCTCGCTTGCCCTGCGAGGCCCTCACCAGCGGCAGAACGCGGCGGTGGCCCTGGCCGCGCTGGAACAGTTGGATGCCCGGGGCGTGGCGGTGTCCGCCGAGGCGGCACGCGCGGGTCTGGCCTCCGCGCGCTGGCCGGGACGCCTGGAGGAGCTGGGCAGCCAACCGCCCGTCCTCCTGGATGGCGCCCACAACCCCGCGGGGGTGAAGGTCCTGCTGGCCTCACTGGACGCCCTGTATCCAGGCAGGAGCCTGCACGCGGTCTTTGGAGTCGTCGCCGACAAGGATCGGGGGCCAATGATGCGAGGCCTTTTTCCCCGGTGTGCCTCCGTTCATCTCGCTCCCCTGGACACCCCGCGCTCCCTGGCGCCCGAGAAGTACTTGCCCGAAGCTCAAGCGCTCTGTGCGGATGTGTATGCCCATGCCTCCCTGGAAGAGGCCCTGGCAGGCGCCAGGGCCCGGGCTCAGCCAAGCGATGTCATTCTCTGCACGGGCTCGTTGTTTCTCATCGGCGCTATTCGCTCTCAGATCATGAGAAACCTTGGCGCAATACACAGATGAGCATAAGTTTGAAACATGCGTCTCCCGGATGACTGGAGAGTCGAGGCCTCGGGGCCGCGAATACCCACCGTCGACGAGGTCGACTTCCGGGCGCTGTATCAAAAGACGAACTACGTCGTAGAGACGGCGGACGGCTGGTCGCTGGTGATGACGCGGTACCGGCCCGTGAAGCAGCCGTTCCCTCAACCGCTCTTCGGCGAGACGCTGTTGATGGTTCACGGTTTCTCGCAGAACCGGCACGCCTGGACGAGCGGTCAGTTCGTCAAGAACCTGCTCTTCTTTGGTGCGGACATTCACATCCTGGAGCTGCGCGGCCACGGCAAGAGTTCCATTGCTTTCCAGCGTGAGAGGGCCCAGCGCTTCCATCGGCCGCTGCCTCCGGATCTCGACTACGGCTGGGACATCGACAGCTATTTCCTCTACGACTTGCCCGCGGCCGTCTCCGGGGTGAAGCGCATCACCCGGCGGGACCGGATCTTCTACTGCGGACACTCCATGGGCGGGATGCTCGGCTATGGCTATGCCGGCATCCACAATGACTTCGAGGGGCTCATCACCATCGGCTCCCCCGCGGACCTGGGACGGGGCTTCTTCCTGCTGAAGGCCCTGGCACTCACGGCCCCGGCCGTCGGAGGGCTGGTGGACATGACCCTGGGGGGCGTTAACGCGCAGCGCCGGTTGAGCCACCTGGGCTGGTCCGCCGTGGCGCGCGGCGCGGGGTGGGTGAGCCGGGAGCTGGGCCAGCGCCTCGCGCCCCAGGTGGAGCCCAACCCGGCAACCTTCCGGTACGTGCCCGTGGATGCCTGGCTGAAGTATGCGGAGAAGCAGCTGGCCCGGGCGGAGGGGCATGCGCTCTATGAGCGCCTCGCCACGCGCGTCAACCGGTTGAGCAACCCCGCTCGTGTCAGCGCCCATGACATCCGCTGGCTCTTGCGAGAGGGCGGCGAGCGCGAGCCGCGCAAGGTGCTGGAGCAGTTCGCCCGCTGGATCCGTCGCGGGGAGATGGTCTGCTACCGCACCGATTACGACTTCAAGCGCGGTTTTTCGAAGATCAAGATCCCCATGGCCATCATCTTCGGGGACATGGATCCGCTCGCCTCGGTGGAATCCACTCGGAGTGTCTACCGGGCCGCCCAGAGCGAGTACCTGCTGTGGCGCCCCGTGAAGGGCAACAGCCACGTCGAGCTGACGATGGGGCACGACATCCGGCAGATCTGCTACGACATCAAGAACCTTATTGAGTACGCGCGGACCCACCGCGCGCACTCACCGGTGCTGCCGCGCATTCGTTAGGGTTCCGGCAGACAGCATCAATGGAAAATTGGAGCCCCCGAGGGCTTGCTCTACATTGACGCCCTCTCAGAAGGGAACAGTCGATGAAGGCCTATGCGGTGGCCGTGGTGGGCTGGGTGTTGCTGCCCCTGCTCGCACTCGCGCAGGAGAAGGCGGCGCTGAACTCCATCACCCGCGTGACGGTGAATGGCGGCGTGGTGGAGATTGCTGGCAGTCAGAAGCCGAGCTTCACCACCTTCACCATGACGGACCCTCCGCGGCTCGTCATCGATATCTCCGGCGCGGTGCTCACCGGCGTTCCCGAGGAAATTCCGGCCCGGGGCGGAGGCGTGACGGGGTTGCGCACGGCCAACTACGGCTCGGAGGCGACGGCCGTGGCGCGCGTGCTGATCGGCTACGAGCGGGACGTGGAGACGGACATCCAAGTGTCCAACCACGTCCTCTTCGTCAAGGTGCTGGAGGAGGGCAGCCAGGCCGTGGCCCAGGCGCGGCCCTTCGAGAGCGAGCAGGCCCCCGCGCAAGGAAGTGGCACGGCAGCCGAGCCTGCTTCGCCGGATGCTGCCCAGGCCAGCGCGGCGGCGCAGGCCGACCGGGAGGCCCAGGACAAGGCGGCGACCCAGGCCAGTGCGGCGGCGCGGGCCGACCGGGAGGCCCAGGACAAGGCCACGGCGCAAGAGGAGGAGACACGGCGCCGGGCCCAGGAGACGGCGGCCGCCGAGAAGAAGCGGCAGGAGGAAGCGGCGCAGGCTCAGGCCAAGCGCCAGGAAGAGGCGAAGCAGCGCGAGGAGACGGCCCGGGCGCAAGCCGAGGCCCGCAAGGCCGCGGAGGCCGAGGAGAAGCAGCGGCAGAAAGAGGAAGCGCAGGCCAAGCGTCAGGCGGAGGCTGAGGAGAAGCAGCGCAAGCAGGACGAGGCGCGTGCGCAGGCCGAGGCCCGCAAGGCCGCGGAGGCCGAGGAGAAGCAGCGGCAGAAAGAGGAAGCGCAGGCCAAGCGTCAGGCGGAGGCCGAGGAGAAGCAGCGCAAGCAGGACGAGGCGCGTGCGCAGGCCGAGGCCCGCAGGAGCGCCCAGGCCGAGGAAAAACGGCGTCAGCCGCAGGAGCCCCGCGTGGCCAGCGCCGAGCCCCCTGCCCGCGAGGTGCCACGCGAGTCAGAGGCCGCGCCGGGAATCTCCGAGAAGCGGAAGACGCTGGAGATTGTCGGCTTCCAACAGCGCACGGGCTCCTCGCGTGTGTACATCCGCACGAACGAGCGTGTTCAGTATAAGGTTTCCCAGAGCGACAGGGAGATCCTCCTCGAGCTGGAGAACACGCAGATCGGCAAGGGCAACAACACCCGTGCGCTCGACACGTCCTTCTTCGACACCGCCGTCTCCCGGGTGGATCCCATCGCGGGCCCAGGCCGCTCCGTGCGCGTTTCCATCCGGCTCAAGGAGCCGGTGTCCGTCCAGACGCGCCAGGAGGGCAACACCATCTCCTTGGATTTCCCCCGCTAAGCGGAGCGATGAGCCGTGTCGCCGCGTCCTCGCGGCGGCCTCTCGCGCGGATGGGCCATGAGTCTCCTCCTTCCGGTCACCGTGGCGCTGCTCGTGTCGGCGCAGATTCCCCTGGCGACTCAGCTCCAGCTTCCCACCGGGGAGACGGTCGAGGTGACCGCGGATCTCGTGGTCTCCGAGCCAGAACGCCAATTGCTCATCGCCCGCGGCCACACGCAGTTGCGCACGGGCGGGACGGTGCTGCGCGCGGACGAGGTGACGTACGACCGGGGGGCGCAGAAGGTGAGCGCCACCGGCGGGGTGATGTTCGTCAGCGGCCTGTTCGCCGCGGTGGCGGATGCCGTGACGGTGGACCTGGAGTCCAATGAGGCCACCGTCGAGGGCGGCCTCTTCATGCAGAAGCGCAACGTCACCCCGGAAGCGCTGGCGGCCGCGGAGACGCCCCAGCAACTGCGCGAGATGGGCGAGACCCCCGTGCTCATGCGCGGCACGCGCATCCGGCGCACGGAGGCCAACACCTTCGTGGTGGAGGATCTCGTCTTCAACCCATGCGCGTGTGGCCCCGGGGAGCCGAACTGGCGGCTGGAGGCCCGGGACGCATCCATCGTCATGGGCGAGCGGGCCATCCTCACCTGGCCGGTCGTCTACCTCTATTCGGTGCCAGTGTTCGCGCTGCCCTGGCTGTACCTGCCGTTGGCCGAGCGGCGCACCGGCCTGCTCATGCCCCGCCCGAGCACCTCCAGCCTCGGCGGTTTCGGCATCGAGCAGCCAGTCTTCATCACGCTGGGGCGCAGCTACGATCTCACCGTCACGCCGGGTTACTACACGGGGGCCTCCCAGGAGACGCACGATCTGGGCAACGGGACGCTCCGCAAGGAGCCGCGCTACGTGGGCATCCGCGGCCCGCGCCTGCTGACGGAGTTCCGCTACGTCCCCAGCGAGCGCACCCGGGGCCGGGCGACGCTCGGCTTCATCTACGACTTGCAGCCCCTCCGGGACCCGCGCACGGGGGCCTTCTTCCGGGAGGGGAACCAACCCGTGGGAGCGGCCATCACCCAGGCGCGCGGGCTGCGCGGCGAGGCGTCCTGGCAGCACATCCAGGAGATGGACCAGGGGTTCTCCAACCGGGTGGATGCCGCCTTCGTCTCCGATGGGTACTTCACGCGGGATCTCACCGCGGACGTCGTCGCCCGCGAGAACCAGTACCTGCGGAGCACCGGTTCGATCTCCCACCGGGGAGAGGAACACTCCCTCGGCCTGGAGGTGGCCATTCGCCAGGACATCCGCTGGGCCTATTCGTTTCTCCGGGAGGACCGGGTGCCCGCGGCGGCGGATCCTCTCCGGCCCGTTCTTCGCGGCCCCCGCACCTTCCAGAAGCTGCCCGCCCTCACGCTCTCGCTGCCCGAGCGGCGCCTGGGCAAGCGGTGGGCCCTGGGGATGCGCATGGAGTTCAGCCGCCTGTCTCCCCTGACCGAGCGGTTCGGGGACGAGGGAGAGGATGGCCTCTTCGACGCCTCGGGTGCCCAGGTCGTGCTCGGGCCCGAGGGCGTGCCCCAGGCCCTTGCGGATCCGGCGCAGGCCAACGGGCGCTTCGATGCCTCGGATCGCGAGGCGCGGAACCGGTTGGATCTCTTCCCCCGGCTCTCCACGTCCTTCGGATGGGGGTCCTTTGCCCGGGTGACGCCTGCGGTCGCGCTGCGGCAGGACTTCTATGTGGGAGAAGTCTCGGGCCACCTCGCCCAGCGGGGATACCCCATGGTGGATCTCCAGGTGGATTCCGAGCTGGCCCGGAGCTACGTCCGCTCGGAGGCCACCTACCGTCACACCCTCACGCCCTCGGTCCACCTGCGCTATGTCCCCGGCGTGTGGGGTGGGGTGCCGCCGCCGGGGGCCTCGCCGGGGGGGGCGGCCCAGCGCTACGACGAGATCGACTCGGCGCTGCCCGTGGGGCTCAGCGGTCAGGACGAAGGCTTCCTGCACGCCGTGGTGGAAGTGACCCAGTCCCTACAACTGAAAAAAGGACAGTCACTGCGTGAACCCCTCCGGTTGCATGTGGGCCAGGGGTTTGATCTGACCCGTTATGCGCCCCTGTGGAAGGAGGCGAGCAACCAGCAGGCGCCCGTCCTGCGAGACACGTTCGCGCGGTTGCTCGCCCGTGTCGGTATTTTCAGCGCCGCCGCGTTGGTCCGTTATGACACTCAGAGCGCTCAGATTGCTCAACTCAGCGCAGAGGCCAATGTAGACAATGGGCGGGGCGGGGCGCTGTATGCACGATATGACGACTTGCTCGCGGTGGGTTCGGATCGACTCCGCCGGGGGATCGATGCCTTGGTTGGTCCGTCGTCGGAGAGCCGGGCGCGTGCTCAGCTTCTGACCGCTGGAGGACGTTTGACGCTCGGCATCGGACTCGGTCTGCGGTACGAAGCCATCGTGCAGCCGCTCGTCAAACAGCAGTCTCCACTGGCACAGCAGATCCTGGGTGTGTCATATGGGCCTGCCTGCGACTGCTGGCGCATCGAGGGGGTTGCCACGCTGCGGCGGGGTCAGAAGCTGCCCGATTTCGGGGTGAATTTTGATGTGACCGGCTTCGGATCCTTTGGGTCTTGATTCGGACCTCGAAGTTGACGCACAGAGGAATTCCGAAACGCCCTCAGTTGTTTTAATTACCCAGTCAAATGTCTCAACCGGAGGACATGCTCTTCGTGTCGGAACTCGGAAAACGTATCGGCCAACGCATCCGCGAGCTTCGCACGCAGAGACCGGAGCGGTGGACCCAGGAAGAACTCGCTGAGCGAGCGCAGATCAGCGTCTCGTTCTTGTCCATGATCGAACGCGGTGAGCGCGTGGCCCATGTGGAGACACTGGCCGCGCTTGCCGGTGCCCTCGGCGTCAGCCTGGGGGAACTGTTCGCAGGGACGGAGCAGTCGCTCGCTCAGACGGAGGATCTGCTCCGCCCGCTGTCGGACTTTGCCCGTGCCCGCGGTTTGACGGCACGTGATGTAGAGCGCTTGCTGGGGGTGGCGCGCGCCATGTTCAATGGCACGGCGGCCTGAGAACCCCACGGCGCCTTGACATAAAGGCGCCGGGACGCAGGGGCTGTTCTTGACTGGACGCACAGCCGCCCAGGAAGATGGGAACTGTTGGGTATGCGCCAGTCGGGCGCATGCCGTTTTCTCATCGACTGGAGACACCGCAGATGCGTCTGGGTCTGGCCTCATGCGTGGCGCTCGCAAGCGTCTTCTGGGTGGCGTGCGAGCCCCCTCCCCCTGCCACGCTTGAGTTCGTGGATCAGTCCCCCGCCCAGCCTCGGTTGGGGGAAATCACCACGGTGCGTTTCCGGGCCGTCGACAGCCGGGGTCTCCCCCAGGCGGGCAGCACGGTCTCATTCCGGTTGCAGCCGGAGGTGCCGGGGGTCTCCCTCAGCCCCACCGAGGCGAGCACCAACGTGGGCGATGGCATCGCCTCCACCCAGATCATCGCCACTGGCCGTGTCGCCTCCGCCGTGGTGGTGGCCACCTCGGGTGACAAGACGGCGGTGAGCCCGGCGGTGAGCTTCGCGGGCGCGAACGCTCACAGCAAGCAGTTCACCTTCCAGTGCGGCGAAGTCGCCGGCAACGCCTCCGGTGGTGTCCACGCCATCGGCGCCTATGACGAGACGCGTTATCTCATCGCCGGTGTGAAGCTGCGGTGCACCGCGCACGTGGCGGATCGCAACGGCGACGGCATCGCGGGCGCCCAGGTCTCCTTCATCACCGAGGCGGGCACCATCGGGCCGAGCAGCACCTCCATCACGGACGTGGTGGGCAATGCCCAGGTGCTCTACAAGACGTCCTACCCGTTGCCGGTGGAGACGGATCCGGGCACCTTCACCTGGAGCCCCATCAACGATGCCACCCACACGGGGGATTACCTGGCCCCCCTGTGGATGCAGCCGTTCATCTGGACGGAAAACCCGATCCGGGACTACGGCACCGCCATCAACCCGCAGACCCCCCGGCCGGAGCCCTTCCGCAAGGATCCGCTGCGCCCCAACCGCATCAACAACCCGCGCGACAACCTGGTGGCGATGATCGCCGTCACCACGGGCGAAGAGGGGTATGACGACGCCAACAACAACGGCCAGTTCGATGCGGGGGAGACCTTCGTGGATCTCACCGAGCCGTTCGTCGACAACAATGACAACGGCACGTGGGATGCCGGTGAGCGGTTCGTGGACACCAATGCCAACGGCCGGTGGGACGGGAAGAACGGCCAGTTCGACGCCAGCACGCTCATCTGGGTGCAGGAGCGCATCCTGTGGACGGGCTGGCCGCACCCCATGGATCGCGACCTGACGCCGCTCAACGAGGTGCCCGTCGTGCGCCAGTTGTCACCCCCCGCGGGGACGACCGTGAACGTGGGCCACTTCGCCGAGGTGTTCTCCACCTTCCTGCTGGCGGACCCCTGGTTCAACGGGCTCGCCCGCAACTCGAACGAGGACGGCTGCAAGGGAGGCGCCGTAGGCCCGGTGGTCGTGGATCCACTGCCCAAGGGGGTGGCCTACACCTACCCGGCGTTCACCGTGGAGATCTACAAGATCCGCGATGCACACGACATCCAGGCCGACCCGCCCCCGGCCCCGTTCCCGGCCCCGGGCATTGCGTTCGACGTCAACGCCTCGTGCTCCTACACAGGCTCGCCCGAGGAAGGGCACGTGGTGCTCGTCCCCGCGCCGCCCCTCAAGGGCCTCGTCCAGTAGCCGGGCAGTAGCCAGGCGACAAAGGGCTATTGACCGCAGGCGCCTGCCTCCGTAGGGTCCTCCACGGCTGATTTCTGAGTCAACCGGTTGTGGAGGACGTGTGAGCCAGCAGAGCAGCAAGGCAGTCGAGGGGGGATCCCGGGAGGGGGAGCGTCGCAGGACCATCCTCCGAGCCGCCATCGACGTCTTCGCGCGCAAGGGCTACCACGGCTGTCGCATCGCGGATGTGGCGCGCGAGGCCGGGGTGGCCTACGGCCTCGTCTACCACTACTTCAAGAACAAGGATGAGCTGCTGGAGACCGTCTTCGAGACGGGCTGGAGCGGCTTCGTCTCGCGCATCCGCGCGGTGGTGGAAGCCGAGGGGCCCGTGGGCCCCAAGGTGCGCGGCATCACCGATGTGGCCTTCGATGCGTACCGGGTGGATCCCCGCGCGGTGAAGGTGCTCATCGTCGAGATTGCCCGCAGCCCCGGCGGCCATGTGAACCGGCAGAGCGCCTTCGTCGACACCATCCGCATGTGCGCGGAGATGTTCGTCCAGGCCCAGGCCACCGGTGAGCTGCGGCCCGAGGTGGATCCGCTGCTGGCCTCGGCGCTGCTCTTCGGCTCCATCGAGATGGGGCTCACCGCGCTCGTGATGGGGTTGGTGGACCCGCGGGACACCGACATGCTGGAGCGCGCCCGGCAGCAGATCGCCGGCACCTTCCTTCACGGTGTCCTGACGCAGGATGCCGCCGCCGCGGAGGAGTCATGGAAGAAGTCCGCTATGCGGTCCAAGGGCACCAAGCACTTGTGACCATTGACCGGCCGAGGGCGCGCAACGCCCTGTCGCCGGAAGTCGTTCAAGGGTTGCTGGAGGCCATCTCCCAGGCGGAGGTGGATCCGGCGGTGCGGGTCCTGGTGCTCACCGGCGCCGGGGAGAAGGTGTTCTGCGCCGGGGGAGACCTCGGGCAGATGGGGGAGGGTGGCTTTCTGGCCACCCACGAGTCACGGCGCGCCTACGCCCTGCTGCTGTCGCGGCTGCAAGGCTCGCGAAAGCCCACGATCGCGCGGATCAACGGGCATGCGCTCGCCGGAGGCCTTGGGTTGGTGCTGGCCTGTGACATGGCGGTGGCCGCCGAGCACGTGGAACTGGGGACGCCGGAGATCGACGTGGGGCTCTTCCCCATGATGGTGATGGCGCTCTTGCAGCGGCACGTGGGACGCAAGCGTGCCCTGGAGTTGGTGATGACGGGAGATCGGCTGTCCGCGCGCGAGGCGCTGTCGCTGGGCCTCATCAACCGGGCCGTGCCGGCGGCGGAGTTGGATGCGGCGGTGGGGGCCCTCGCCGCCAAGCTGGCCGGCAAGAGCCAGGCGGTGCTGGCGCTCGGGAAGAGGGCTTTTCTCACCGCCGAGGACATGCCGTTTCCCGCGGCGCTGGAGTTCCTGGCCTCCCAGTTGTCGCTCAACACCCTGGCGGAGGATGCCGCGGAGGGCATCTCGGCCTTCTTGTCGAAGCGGCCTCCGGACTGGAAGGACCGCTGAGCCGCTAAGGGGCGGGTAGGGTCCGGGGCGCTGGGGCGGCGAAGAAGTCCAGCTTGAGCAGCGTCTCCGCATCCAACCAGAGATCATCGGCCTTCACCCCCCAATGCAGGTGGGGGCCTGTCACCCGGCCCGTCTTGCCCACCTTGCCCAACGGATCGCCTTGCTGGACCTTCGCGCCCGGTTTCACGGTGATGCGCGAGAGGTGGAAGTAGGTGGTGTAGAGGCCTCCTCCGTGGTGGACGATGACCGTGTTGCCCGCGCTGTAGTTGTCGCGCGTCATCACCACCACGCCCTCGTTGGCGGCGTGGATGGGCGCGCCGGGGTCTCCATCGATGTCCGTGCCGAAGTGCTGGCTCTGGAGCTTGCCGTTGAAGGAGCGCTTGTCGCCGAAGGGCGCGGTGATGCGGTCCTGGCGCGGCCACGCGAAGTTCCGGGAGAAGAGGAGCGGCCCGAGTGGCTGAGAGAAGGCCGCGGCGAATGCGGCCTTGTCCGCGGCCATCCGGGCCTTCACCGCCTCGGGGGGTTGGACGTACTTGCCCGCCACGCGCAGCTCCCGGCTGGGGTAGCCCGGGTCCACCACGTCCAGGGTGCCATCCAGCGAGACCGGCGCGTTTCCCTCCGGCGCGAAGCCCAGCACCTTCACCTCGGCGGTTCCCGCGGTCAGCTCCACCGGAAGTCCGGACAGGGCCTGCCAGCCGCCCGTGGCTTCGTAGAAGCGCAGCGGTCTCCCGGCCAGCGTCCCCGTGGGCGTTCCGTTCAAGCCCCACACCGTGATGAGCACGGGATCTCCGGGCTTCGCCGTCCCGGGCTGGAGGGAGAAGCCCGGCTCCGCCTCGGCACGCCAGGCCAGCAGGCTCAGGGCCACCAGGGTCAAGCACAGGGGGAGGGACCAACGGCGGGCAGGGACGATCGACGGCATGCGGGGACGTTCTACACCGGGAAGCCGGGAGCGCTGCTTCTTGGACGTGGGCGGCGAGTGCTTGCCCTCCCGGCAGGGAACATGCCGGGCCTTGACGGGCGGCCAGGTCATCTACAAGCGTCCAGGGCGCAAGAGCCATGTGTTCACCACCCGGACTTTGTCTGGTCGAGGAGCGAACGTCCGGGCTGCAATCAAGGGTGCGTGACATTCCGTGGACCCGGACGTCTGCCTACCTTTTGGCCTGGACCACTTCATCCAGGGGGATGGCAGAATGCCTCGCTCATACAGCTTTGATCACTTCCAGGTGCCGGCCGCGGAGCCTCGCAGCAGAGCGCTTCGCCGGGAGGACAAGCAGCACCTCGCCGAGTCACACCCCTCGAGCCCTGGGCAGGACGGTGGCATTCATTACGGCAAGAGCCACGCGGAGACCGAGGAGATTCTCAAGGCCCGTGCCGCGGAACCGCGCCGTGCCGCCGCCCCGAAGGAGGAGCCAGAACAAGCCCCCGTGCAGATGAAGGCCGAGG encodes the following:
- a CDS encoding LPS-assembly protein LptD gives rise to the protein MSLLLPVTVALLVSAQIPLATQLQLPTGETVEVTADLVVSEPERQLLIARGHTQLRTGGTVLRADEVTYDRGAQKVSATGGVMFVSGLFAAVADAVTVDLESNEATVEGGLFMQKRNVTPEALAAAETPQQLREMGETPVLMRGTRIRRTEANTFVVEDLVFNPCACGPGEPNWRLEARDASIVMGERAILTWPVVYLYSVPVFALPWLYLPLAERRTGLLMPRPSTSSLGGFGIEQPVFITLGRSYDLTVTPGYYTGASQETHDLGNGTLRKEPRYVGIRGPRLLTEFRYVPSERTRGRATLGFIYDLQPLRDPRTGAFFREGNQPVGAAITQARGLRGEASWQHIQEMDQGFSNRVDAAFVSDGYFTRDLTADVVARENQYLRSTGSISHRGEEHSLGLEVAIRQDIRWAYSFLREDRVPAAADPLRPVLRGPRTFQKLPALTLSLPERRLGKRWALGMRMEFSRLSPLTERFGDEGEDGLFDASGAQVVLGPEGVPQALADPAQANGRFDASDREARNRLDLFPRLSTSFGWGSFARVTPAVALRQDFYVGEVSGHLAQRGYPMVDLQVDSELARSYVRSEATYRHTLTPSVHLRYVPGVWGGVPPPGASPGGAAQRYDEIDSALPVGLSGQDEGFLHAVVEVTQSLQLKKGQSLREPLRLHVGQGFDLTRYAPLWKEASNQQAPVLRDTFARLLARVGIFSAAALVRYDTQSAQIAQLSAEANVDNGRGGALYARYDDLLAVGSDRLRRGIDALVGPSSESRARAQLLTAGGRLTLGIGLGLRYEAIVQPLVKQQSPLAQQILGVSYGPACDCWRIEGVATLRRGQKLPDFGVNFDVTGFGSFGS
- a CDS encoding TetR/AcrR family transcriptional regulator; its protein translation is MSQQSSKAVEGGSREGERRRTILRAAIDVFARKGYHGCRIADVAREAGVAYGLVYHYFKNKDELLETVFETGWSGFVSRIRAVVEAEGPVGPKVRGITDVAFDAYRVDPRAVKVLIVEIARSPGGHVNRQSAFVDTIRMCAEMFVQAQATGELRPEVDPLLASALLFGSIEMGLTALVMGLVDPRDTDMLERARQQIAGTFLHGVLTQDAAAAEESWKKSAMRSKGTKHL
- a CDS encoding AMIN domain-containing protein, which produces MKAYAVAVVGWVLLPLLALAQEKAALNSITRVTVNGGVVEIAGSQKPSFTTFTMTDPPRLVIDISGAVLTGVPEEIPARGGGVTGLRTANYGSEATAVARVLIGYERDVETDIQVSNHVLFVKVLEEGSQAVAQARPFESEQAPAQGSGTAAEPASPDAAQASAAAQADREAQDKAATQASAAARADREAQDKATAQEEETRRRAQETAAAEKKRQEEAAQAQAKRQEEAKQREETARAQAEARKAAEAEEKQRQKEEAQAKRQAEAEEKQRKQDEARAQAEARKAAEAEEKQRQKEEAQAKRQAEAEEKQRKQDEARAQAEARRSAQAEEKRRQPQEPRVASAEPPAREVPRESEAAPGISEKRKTLEIVGFQQRTGSSRVYIRTNERVQYKVSQSDREILLELENTQIGKGNNTRALDTSFFDTAVSRVDPIAGPGRSVRVSIRLKEPVSVQTRQEGNTISLDFPR
- a CDS encoding bifunctional folylpolyglutamate synthase/dihydrofolate synthase, coding for MSLPRTPEEALGFLAGLNPSGIKLGLERVREALAALGHPERQYPSLHVAGTNGKGSTCAFATAALSAAGHRVGLYTSPHLACVNERFQVAGADISDEVLGRRILEVLARYPDAAHTPAPLTYFEFATVVALWHFAQERVSVAVLETGLGGRLDATNTVTPLVTAITPVSFDHMDYLGNTLEAIAGEKAGILKPGVPGVLSRQEPEALRALCRVADEVGAPVLLEDRDFALTGEKEGTFGYRGARYQLAGLSLALRGPHQRQNAAVALAALEQLDARGVAVSAEAARAGLASARWPGRLEELGSQPPVLLDGAHNPAGVKVLLASLDALYPGRSLHAVFGVVADKDRGPMMRGLFPRCASVHLAPLDTPRSLAPEKYLPEAQALCADVYAHASLEEALAGARARAQPSDVILCTGSLFLIGAIRSQIMRNLGAIHR
- a CDS encoding enoyl-CoA hydratase/isomerase family protein, with the protein product MEEVRYAVQGHQALVTIDRPRARNALSPEVVQGLLEAISQAEVDPAVRVLVLTGAGEKVFCAGGDLGQMGEGGFLATHESRRAYALLLSRLQGSRKPTIARINGHALAGGLGLVLACDMAVAAEHVELGTPEIDVGLFPMMVMALLQRHVGRKRALELVMTGDRLSAREALSLGLINRAVPAAELDAAVGALAAKLAGKSQAVLALGKRAFLTAEDMPFPAALEFLASQLSLNTLAEDAAEGISAFLSKRPPDWKDR
- a CDS encoding helix-turn-helix domain-containing protein codes for the protein MLFVSELGKRIGQRIRELRTQRPERWTQEELAERAQISVSFLSMIERGERVAHVETLAALAGALGVSLGELFAGTEQSLAQTEDLLRPLSDFARARGLTARDVERLLGVARAMFNGTAA
- a CDS encoding Ig-like domain-containing protein, which gives rise to MRLGLASCVALASVFWVACEPPPPATLEFVDQSPAQPRLGEITTVRFRAVDSRGLPQAGSTVSFRLQPEVPGVSLSPTEASTNVGDGIASTQIIATGRVASAVVVATSGDKTAVSPAVSFAGANAHSKQFTFQCGEVAGNASGGVHAIGAYDETRYLIAGVKLRCTAHVADRNGDGIAGAQVSFITEAGTIGPSSTSITDVVGNAQVLYKTSYPLPVETDPGTFTWSPINDATHTGDYLAPLWMQPFIWTENPIRDYGTAINPQTPRPEPFRKDPLRPNRINNPRDNLVAMIAVTTGEEGYDDANNNGQFDAGETFVDLTEPFVDNNDNGTWDAGERFVDTNANGRWDGKNGQFDASTLIWVQERILWTGWPHPMDRDLTPLNEVPVVRQLSPPAGTTVNVGHFAEVFSTFLLADPWFNGLARNSNEDGCKGGAVGPVVVDPLPKGVAYTYPAFTVEIYKIRDAHDIQADPPPAPFPAPGIAFDVNASCSYTGSPEEGHVVLVPAPPLKGLVQ
- a CDS encoding alpha/beta fold hydrolase; this translates as MRLPDDWRVEASGPRIPTVDEVDFRALYQKTNYVVETADGWSLVMTRYRPVKQPFPQPLFGETLLMVHGFSQNRHAWTSGQFVKNLLFFGADIHILELRGHGKSSIAFQRERAQRFHRPLPPDLDYGWDIDSYFLYDLPAAVSGVKRITRRDRIFYCGHSMGGMLGYGYAGIHNDFEGLITIGSPADLGRGFFLLKALALTAPAVGGLVDMTLGGVNAQRRLSHLGWSAVARGAGWVSRELGQRLAPQVEPNPATFRYVPVDAWLKYAEKQLARAEGHALYERLATRVNRLSNPARVSAHDIRWLLREGGEREPRKVLEQFARWIRRGEMVCYRTDYDFKRGFSKIKIPMAIIFGDMDPLASVESTRSVYRAAQSEYLLWRPVKGNSHVELTMGHDIRQICYDIKNLIEYARTHRAHSPVLPRIR